From Heteronotia binoei isolate CCM8104 ecotype False Entrance Well chromosome 3, APGP_CSIRO_Hbin_v1, whole genome shotgun sequence, a single genomic window includes:
- the LOC132568258 gene encoding carbohydrate sulfotransferase 7-like, translating to MKSRRRWRWRWQHRRFALGLALYTLLLLLLVSYMLDYGARRGRAGEELLLPRRCPSLEEALGEWSWEEQQQQQPPPPEEASQWAAGPGGNRTGSEAAAPGSRAGGKRHIYLHATWRTGSSFLGELFNQHPDVFYLYEPMWHLWQALYPGDALSLQGALRDMVLSLFRCDFSVLRLYAAPPAPRDPLAPFAFPSAGKASNLSTASIFGWRTNKVICSAPLCPDAPWARAEVGLIDGAACERSCPPRALRDLEAECRKYPVVVIKDVRLLELGALLPLLRDPELDLRVVQLFRDPRAVHNSRLKAKQALLRESIQVLRSRHRAEPRGLPRRQLLPPPVAAAILPGGGGAMRAQQQHRAEFFLGGALEVICQAWLRDLLFSRRAPAWLRARYTQLRYEDLVREPRTQLRRLLRFADLPAPPALESFVVNMTRGAAYSSERPFLISARDAREAIHAWRERLSREQVRQVEDACGEAMDLLSYPLSGEDDDQLQEGARGRPSALTQVNKPAADT from the coding sequence ATGAAGAGCCGGCGGCGGTGGAGGTGGCGCTGGCAGCACCGGCGCTTCGCCCTGGGCTTGGCGCTCTACAcgctgctgctcctgctgctggtCTCCTACATGCTGGACTACGGAGCCAGGAGGGGGCGCGCGGGCGAGGAGTTGCTGCTGCCCCGCCGCTGCCCCAGCCTCGAGGAGGCGCTAGGCGAGTGGAGCtgggaagagcagcagcagcagcagcccccgcCGCCGGAAGAAGCCTCCCAGTGGGCGGCTGGGCCCGGAGGGAACCGCACGGGGAGCGAGGCCGCCGCCCCAGGAAGCCGGGCTGGCGGGAAGCGGCATATTTACTTGCACGCCACTTGGCGCACGGGCTCGTCTTTCCTGGGCGAGCTCTTCAACCAACACCCGGACGTCTTCTACCTGTATGAGCCCATGTGGCACCTGTGGCAGGCGCTCTACCCGGGCGACGCGCTCAGCCTGCAGGGCGCCCTGCGGGACATGGTCCTCTCGCTTTTCCGCTGCGACTTCTCCGTGCTGCGCCTTTACGCGGCGCCTCCGGCCCCCCGCGACCCGCTCGCGCCTTTCGCGTTCCCCTCGGCGGGCAAGGCAAGCAACCTGAGCACGGCCAGCATCTTTGGCTGGCGGACGAACAAAGTGATCTGCTCGGCGCCGCTGTGCCCCGACGCGCCCTGGGCTCGGGCTGAGGTGGGCCTCATCGACGGCGCCGCCTGCGAGCGGAGCTGCCCGCCGAGGGCGCTGCGGGACCTGGAGGCCGAGTGCCGCAAGTACCCGGTGGTGGTGATCAAGGACGTGCGGCTGCTGGAACTGGGCGCGCTCCTGCCTCTGCTACGCGACCCGGAGCTGGACTTGCGCGTAGTCCAGCTCTTCCGCGACCCCCGCGCCGTCCACAACTCCCGCCTCAAGGCCAAGCAGGCGCTGCTCCGGGAGAGCATCCAGGTGCTGCGGAGCAGGCACCGCGCCGAGCCCCGGGGACTCCCCCGACGGCAGCTCCTGCCGCCCCCCGTCGCCGCGGCCATTCTGCCCGGGGGTGGCGGCGCGATGCGGGCGCAGCAGCAACACCGAGCCGAGTTCTTCCTGGGCGGCGCCCTCGAGGTGATCTGCCAGGCCTGGTTGCGCGACTTGCTCTTCTCCCGGCGCGCCCCGGCCTGGCTGCGCGCTCGCTACACGCAGCTGCGCTACGAGGACCTGGTGCGGGAGCCGCGCACCCAGTTGCGTCGCCTGTTGCGCTTCGCCGACCTCCCGGCGCCGCCCGCCCTGGAGAGCTTCGTGGTCAATATGACCCGCGGCGCCGCCTATTCCTCCGAGCGGCCCTTCCTCATCTCCGCCCGCGACGCGCGAGAAGCCATCCACGCTTGGCGGGAGCGGCTGAGCCGCGAACAGGTCCGCCAAGTGGAGGACGCCTGCGGCGAGGCCATGGACCTCCTCTCTTACCCGCTTAGCGGCGAGGACGACGATCAACTGCAAGAAGGCGCCAGGGGGCGCCCAAGCGCCCTCACCCAG